Proteins encoded together in one Acidobacteriota bacterium window:
- a CDS encoding helix-turn-helix domain-containing protein: MKDAAFQDLLASVRQAGEIRRGTRRPSRTTAFRPTDVQAVRAKLGASQTEFALLIGVSVATLRNWEQGRRTPDGPALALLRVAARNPKAVIEALHTEPKRGAA; encoded by the coding sequence GTGAAGGACGCCGCGTTTCAAGACCTGCTCGCCAGCGTGCGCCAAGCGGGTGAGATCCGGCGGGGCACTCGGCGCCCCTCTCGGACCACGGCTTTCCGGCCGACCGATGTTCAGGCGGTTCGGGCCAAGCTCGGCGCGTCCCAGACCGAGTTCGCCCTGCTGATCGGAGTCAGCGTGGCCACCCTGCGCAACTGGGAGCAGGGGCGGCGCACGCCAGACGGCCCGGCGTTGGCGCTCCTCCGCGTGGCCGCGCGGAATCCCAAAGCGGTCATCGAGGCCTTGCATACGGAGCCCAAACGAGGGGCGGCATGA